The proteins below are encoded in one region of Geobacter sp.:
- a CDS encoding phage tail protein, whose translation MADDGKTQSTTVWPLPKFYFLVKWGDQQLSFREVSGLNIETTPIEYRAGDSKEFSVVKMPGLIKSGNVSMKKGVFKSDNKFWDWFNQIKLNTIERKAVTISLLDEGGNPTMTWTLKNAFPIKISGTDLKADGNEAAIESIDIAHEGITIANK comes from the coding sequence ATGGCAGATGATGGAAAAACTCAAAGCACAACCGTATGGCCTTTGCCGAAATTCTATTTTCTGGTGAAGTGGGGGGATCAGCAGCTCTCGTTCCGCGAGGTGTCCGGGCTCAATATCGAGACGACCCCCATCGAATACCGGGCCGGCGACAGCAAGGAATTCTCGGTGGTGAAGATGCCCGGTCTCATCAAGTCCGGCAACGTCTCCATGAAAAAGGGGGTTTTCAAGTCGGACAACAAGTTCTGGGACTGGTTCAACCAGATCAAGCTGAACACCATCGAGCGGAAGGCGGTCACCATCAGCCTGCTTGACGAGGGTGGCAATCCGACCATGACCTGGACCCTGAAGAACGCATTCCCGATCAAGATCTCCGGCACCGATCTCAAGGCCGACGGCAACGAGGCGGCCATCGAGTCGATCGATATCGCCCATGAAGGGATCACGATTGCCAATAAATAA
- a CDS encoding phage tail sheath family protein — MGLMKTPGVYVVEKSAFPSSVVEVATAVPAFIGYTEKADNKGKPLLNKPWRITSMAEYQSYFGYAPTPLFEIKEKDAASIEDATFSQGGKDYILSQEAGKFFLYYSMLLFFQNGGGPCYVVSIGDYTKDIEPDKLSGGIELLLKEQEPTMVVIPDAMLLKSQDDCIAVQQAALAHCGGKMKNRIAVLDIYDGYKDRKDPEGDVIENFRGALGINYLDYATAYYPWLNTAIVQDKDLSYENFTNKEMLQTILKTELGIADAPPIIDPADPPAIKAQKGKLIKQAEAITSISSDWADLAPAEVPGHKALLNKSLAAMSPLFNTIVLDMKRKLNLLPPSGAMAGIYTMVDNSKGVWRAPANVSLSSVVSPAITISHDEQEDLNVTTQGKSINAIRSFIGEGTLVWGARTLDGNSLDWKYLNVRRTMIMLEESIKLASKAYVFEGNVATTWVTIKSMISNFLTGIWKRGGLAGTSPDDAFGVFVGLNETMTPEDILEGIMRVTVLVALVRPAEFIEITFQQQMQKS, encoded by the coding sequence ATGGGCCTGATGAAAACCCCTGGTGTGTATGTGGTGGAAAAGAGTGCGTTCCCGAGTTCGGTTGTGGAAGTGGCAACGGCTGTTCCGGCCTTCATCGGTTATACCGAGAAAGCCGACAACAAGGGCAAACCGCTCCTGAACAAGCCGTGGCGCATCACCTCGATGGCCGAGTATCAGAGCTATTTCGGGTATGCCCCGACCCCCCTGTTCGAGATCAAGGAAAAAGACGCGGCCTCGATCGAAGATGCAACCTTTTCCCAGGGGGGGAAAGATTACATCCTGAGCCAGGAAGCCGGGAAGTTCTTCCTCTATTACAGCATGCTGCTCTTCTTCCAGAACGGCGGCGGACCCTGTTACGTGGTCTCCATCGGCGACTACACCAAGGATATCGAACCGGACAAGCTCTCCGGCGGCATCGAGCTGCTGCTCAAGGAGCAGGAGCCGACCATGGTCGTGATTCCCGATGCCATGCTGCTCAAGAGCCAGGACGACTGCATCGCGGTGCAGCAGGCGGCACTGGCCCACTGCGGCGGCAAGATGAAAAACCGGATCGCCGTTCTCGATATCTATGACGGCTACAAAGATCGCAAGGACCCGGAAGGGGACGTGATCGAAAACTTCCGCGGCGCGCTCGGCATCAATTACCTCGACTATGCCACGGCCTATTACCCCTGGCTCAATACCGCCATCGTGCAGGACAAGGACTTGAGCTACGAGAACTTCACCAACAAGGAGATGCTGCAGACCATCCTGAAAACCGAACTGGGCATTGCGGATGCACCGCCAATCATCGACCCCGCCGACCCGCCGGCAATCAAGGCCCAGAAAGGGAAGCTCATCAAGCAGGCCGAGGCCATCACCTCCATTTCCAGCGATTGGGCGGATCTGGCGCCTGCCGAAGTGCCGGGTCACAAGGCGCTGCTCAACAAGAGCCTGGCCGCCATGAGCCCGCTCTTCAACACCATCGTTTTGGACATGAAACGGAAGCTGAACCTGCTCCCCCCCAGCGGGGCAATGGCCGGCATCTACACCATGGTGGACAACTCGAAAGGGGTCTGGCGCGCACCTGCCAATGTCAGCCTCAGTTCGGTCGTCTCCCCGGCAATAACCATCTCCCACGACGAGCAGGAAGACCTGAACGTCACCACGCAGGGAAAGTCGATCAACGCCATCCGTTCGTTCATCGGCGAAGGGACCCTGGTCTGGGGGGCGCGCACCCTGGACGGCAACAGCCTCGACTGGAAGTACCTCAACGTCCGGCGCACCATGATCATGCTGGAAGAATCGATCAAGCTCGCCAGCAAGGCCTATGTGTTCGAGGGGAACGTCGCCACCACCTGGGTCACCATCAAGAGCATGATCTCCAACTTCCTCACCGGCATCTGGAAACGGGGCGGACTGGCGGGCACCAGCCCGGACGACGCCTTTGGCGTCTTTGTCGGCCTCAACGAGACCATGACCCCGGAAGACATCCTGGAAGGGATCATGCGGGTAACGGTGCTGGTGGCCCTGGTGCGGCCGGCCGAGTTCATCGAGATCACCTTCCAGCAACAGATGCAGAAGTCGTAA
- a CDS encoding DUF4255 domain-containing protein, translating into MIDTAINQLAGLLNQYLKRTFELSEDIVAVSNILEQDGSIVPGINNKVVVFLVNIQKDNEAYRSNPAPAGPISSITSYPPVYLNLYVMIAANFGGSTYPEALKFISNTIGFFQRRPVFDHQNTPELDRNIDKLVLDIESLNFNDLSNLWSVLSGKYLPSVLYKIRMVAIDTGDVKGLVSLVRKPQSKVF; encoded by the coding sequence GTGATCGACACCGCCATCAACCAGCTTGCCGGTCTTCTGAATCAATATCTGAAGCGCACCTTCGAGCTGAGCGAAGATATTGTCGCCGTCTCCAACATCCTGGAACAGGACGGCAGCATTGTGCCGGGCATCAACAACAAGGTTGTCGTCTTTCTCGTCAACATCCAGAAGGATAACGAGGCATACCGCTCGAATCCGGCCCCGGCAGGGCCGATCAGCTCGATAACGAGTTATCCCCCCGTCTATCTGAATCTGTATGTGATGATTGCGGCAAATTTCGGCGGCAGCACCTACCCGGAAGCGTTGAAATTCATTTCCAACACCATCGGTTTCTTCCAGCGCCGGCCGGTGTTCGATCACCAGAACACCCCGGAACTGGATCGAAACATCGACAAGCTGGTGCTCGATATCGAGAGTCTGAACTTCAACGACCTGAGCAATCTCTGGAGTGTATTGAGCGGCAAGTACCTGCCGTCGGTTCTGTACAAAATCAGGATGGTTGCCATCGATACGGGCGATGTCAAAGGGTTGGTCTCATTGGTGCGGAAACCGCAATCCAAAGTCTTCTAG
- a CDS encoding UbiD family decarboxylase has product MAFCDLRDFLSRLDELGELHRVPVTVDPMHEIAAITCRACRLPAGGPALLFQQALRSAFPVVTNLFGSKKRMAAALGVERLEELTSWLRGILDREPGSSALERLTALAASNLWQRATPQLVSAAPCREVREDPPDLSRFPVLKSWPLDGAPDHAGRFITLPLVITADPAGRETNCGMYRVAVLGPDRLAIHWGESSGAAAHARAWQTGREPMPVAIAVGGDPAVTFAATLPLPKGIDEFRFAGLLRGEPVELAPCLASGLQVPAGAELVIEGVIHPGETARDGAFGNHTGYYAEPLDAPLVRVTSISRRRDMLFPATVVGPPPMEDCWLAAAAERLILSLLQIDVPQVCDMYQPHAGIFHGGTIVAVRNAVGGGGELLARLGETPWLGRSRLLVLVDAEQSPADIAGVYWRIMNNVAWERDLRVDGERLFVDATRKDTDTRTPLRPDDGVEALVGKRWREYGFDDGT; this is encoded by the coding sequence ATGGCGTTTTGCGATCTGCGCGATTTCCTCTCCCGGCTGGACGAGCTGGGGGAGCTGCACCGGGTGCCGGTAACGGTCGACCCCATGCACGAGATCGCCGCCATTACCTGCCGAGCCTGCCGGCTGCCGGCCGGAGGGCCTGCCCTGCTCTTTCAGCAGGCACTGAGGAGCGCGTTCCCGGTCGTCACCAATCTGTTCGGTTCGAAAAAACGCATGGCTGCGGCGCTCGGGGTGGAGCGCCTGGAGGAACTGACCTCCTGGCTGCGCGGGATACTTGACCGGGAGCCGGGCAGCAGCGCGCTTGAGCGGCTGACGGCTCTTGCTGCGAGCAATCTCTGGCAGCGGGCGACGCCGCAGCTTGTTTCCGCTGCGCCATGCCGGGAGGTGCGGGAAGATCCGCCCGACCTGTCCCGTTTTCCCGTTCTGAAGAGCTGGCCCCTGGATGGTGCTCCTGACCATGCCGGCCGCTTTATCACGCTGCCGCTGGTGATCACCGCTGATCCGGCCGGCAGGGAAACGAACTGCGGCATGTACCGGGTTGCGGTGCTCGGCCCTGATCGGCTGGCGATCCATTGGGGCGAATCGAGCGGCGCTGCTGCCCATGCCCGTGCCTGGCAGACAGGCAGGGAGCCGATGCCGGTGGCCATTGCCGTGGGGGGCGACCCGGCAGTGACCTTTGCCGCGACCCTGCCGCTGCCGAAGGGGATCGACGAGTTTCGCTTTGCCGGCCTGCTGCGGGGAGAGCCGGTGGAGCTGGCGCCTTGCCTGGCCAGCGGCCTGCAGGTCCCTGCCGGCGCGGAGCTGGTCATCGAGGGGGTTATCCACCCCGGTGAAACGGCGCGCGACGGCGCCTTTGGCAACCATACCGGGTATTATGCGGAGCCTTTGGATGCCCCGCTGGTGCGGGTGACCTCGATCAGCCGAAGGCGCGACATGCTCTTTCCGGCTACGGTGGTGGGGCCGCCTCCCATGGAGGACTGCTGGCTTGCCGCTGCGGCCGAAAGGCTCATCCTCTCCCTGCTGCAGATCGACGTGCCGCAGGTGTGCGATATGTATCAACCGCATGCCGGTATCTTTCACGGCGGAACCATTGTTGCGGTACGCAATGCCGTCGGTGGAGGAGGGGAGTTGCTGGCCCGGCTGGGCGAAACGCCATGGCTCGGGCGGTCGCGACTGCTGGTGCTTGTGGATGCGGAACAGTCGCCGGCTGACATCGCCGGCGTGTATTGGCGGATCATGAACAACGTGGCATGGGAACGGGACCTGCGGGTAGACGGAGAGCGGCTTTTCGTCGATGCCACTCGGAAGGATACCGATACCCGGACGCCGCTTCGCCCGGACGACGGCGTCGAGGCGTTGGTGGGAAAACGATGGCGGGAGTATGGCTTCGATGATGGCACTTGA